CGTAGTTAGACATTGATTTAGCAATGACACGTTGCACAGCAGGGGCAGCTACATATGTTCTGGGTTTAAATTGGCACTCATTGATGCAATTAGGTAGCTTAAATATGCTCACATCGTATGCTACAGCTGTTGCTACAAATAACAGATATATGAGCATACAGGCTGTAGCTTATTTGCCACATACAAGTCTACAACACTACACCTGAAATGTGTAGTGGATTTTTTGGGTTAAATATCCCCCAAAATTTTTCATCTTCTAAATACACACAACTCTCAGCTATAACGATTTTcacacaattatttttgcagAAAAGATCAAAAACTGTAAGAGTATCTGCTTATAGACGTCCACCGCGTGCTTCACCTACTGGCCAAAGTAGGAAGGCACATATTGGTATTAAGCGCCTTCCAGCAGAGTATGTCATGGAAGGTCAATTGTTGGTTAAACAAAGAATCCCTATCACTATGAATCCGAACTCAAAAAGAAATAGGCACTTCAAGCTATACCCTGGGGAGAATGTAGGTGTTACTAAGACTAGTAGTCTAGTTGCCCTGGGCAATGGTAGAGTAAAGATAAATCATGATGTGGAAAGGGATGTCAAAATTGTGAATGTATTACTCGAAGAGCAAGAGGAGTTGCTGGAATCTGATTTATGGCGCTATCGGATGGAGCATGTTAGGGGGATTGAAGAGAATAGatcaatttgttatttacGCAGCAAATGTGCCAGTTATTTGGATTATAAACTTACAAACCCACCGACTAAACCCCCACCAAGGCCT
The DNA window shown above is from Babesia microti strain RI chromosome III, complete genome and carries:
- a CDS encoding hypothetical protein (overlaps_old_locusTagID:BBM_III00505); translation: MCSGFFGLNIPQNFSSSKYTQLSAITIFTQLFLQKRSKTVRVSAYRRPPRASPTGQSRKAHIGIKRLPAEYVMEGQLLVKQRIPITMNPNSKRNRHFKLYPGENVGVTKTSSLVALGNGRVKINHDVERDVKIVNVLLEEQEELLESDLWRYRMEHVRGIEENRSICYLRSKCASYLDYKLTNPPTKPPPRPQFLSKFDKWENLSMPDVKRFTNKLY